A part of Arachis hypogaea cultivar Tifrunner chromosome 12, arahy.Tifrunner.gnm2.J5K5, whole genome shotgun sequence genomic DNA contains:
- the LOC112728889 gene encoding uncharacterized protein isoform X1 gives MGDNQPEEERTTDSSDFTSEDEGTEDYRRGGYHAVRIGDTFKNGRYVVQSKLGWGHFSTVWLAWDTQNSNYVALKVQKSAQHYTEAAMDEITILQQIAEGDPEDKKCVVKLLDHFKHSGPNGQHVCMVFEYLGDNLLTLIKYSDYRGMPISRVKEICFHILVGLDYLHKQLSIIHTDLKPENILLLSMIDPSKDPRKSGTPLILPNSKDKTVLESGGAKDLKTSNGDLLKNHKKKIKRKAKQAAHGCVEKEASEGVDGNPETSGAIESSPNASSAKEQASSSTGTHRLSDADGTKSKEQSGKRGSRSMRQKLLASADLKCKLVDFGNACWTYKQFTNDIQTRQYRCPEVILGSKYSTSADLWSFACICFELATGDVLFDPHSGDNFDRDEDHLALMMELLGMMPRKIALGGRYSRDFFNRYGDLRHIRRLRFWPLNKVLMEKYDFSERDANDITEFLVPILDFVPEKRPTAGQCLQHPWINAGPRLLEPSVASSDHSLPGANAGISDQKKKDKDDREAMEAGMGNIAINTDTKSVMASPSKKLFQGSHSHK, from the exons ATGGGGGATAATCAGCCGGAAGAAGAGAGAACCACCGATAGCAGCGATTTTACGTCGGAGGATGAGGGAACGGAGGACTACCGGCGCGGCGGCTACCACGCCGTCAGAATCGGCGACACCTTCAAGAATGGCCGCTACGTCGTTCAGAGCAAGCTTGGTTGGGGCCACTTCTCCACTGTCTGGCTCGCTTGGGACACGCAAAACTCT AACTATGTAGCTCTGAAGGTTCAAAAGAGTGCTCAGCATTACACTGAGGCGGCAATGGATGAGATAACAATTTTGCAACAGATTGCGGAGGGTGACCCAGAGGATAAGAAATGTGTGGTGAAGCTTTTGGACCATTTCAAGCATTCTGGTCCGAATGGACAGCATGTCTGCATGGTCTTTGAATACCTTGGCGATAATCTATTAACTCTTATAAAGTATTCTGATTACCGCGGGATGCCTATTAGTAGGGTTAAAGAGATATGCTTTCATATTTTGGTTGGATTGGATTACTTACATAAGCAGCTTTCTATTATACATACTGACTTGAAACCCgaaaacatccttctcttatcaATGATAGATCCGTCCAAAGATCCTAGAAAGTCGGGCACTCCTCTCATTCTTCCAAATAGTAAAGATAAGACAGTGCTAGAGTCTGGAGGTGCAAAAGACCTGAAAACATCAAATGGGGATTTGCTCAAGAatcataagaaaaaaattaaaagaaaagctaAGCAGGCAGCACACGGATGTGTGGAGAAGGAAGCTTCAGAAGGAGTTGATGGTAATCCTGAAACCTCTGGTGCCATAGAATCGTCTCCAAATGCAAGTTCTGCAAAAGAACAAGCTTCCAGTTCTACAGGGACCCATCGGTTATCAGATGCTGATGGAACAAAGTCAAAAGAACAGAGTGGTAAAAGGGGAAGCCGTTCAATGAGACAAAAGCTGCTGGCATCAGCTGATCTGAAGTGCAAGTTAGTTGACTTTGGTAATGCTTGCTGGACATATAAACAGTTTACAAATGATATCCAGACAAGACAATATCGGTGCCCAGAGGTGATCCTTGGGTCGAAGTATTCTACTTCTGCAGATCTTTGGTCCTTTGCTTGCATTTGTTTCGAGCTTGCCACGGGAGATGTTCTATTTGATCCTCACAGTGGTGACAACTTCGATCGGGATGAG GACCACTTGGCATTAATGATGGAACTTCTTGGAATGATGCCGCGGAAG ATTGCATTAGGAGGCCGTTACTCTCGCGATTTCTTTAATAGATATGGGGATCTAAGGCATATCAGGCGATTACGGTTCTGGCCCTTGAACAAGGTTCTCATGGAGAAGTATGATTTTAGCGAGCGAGATGCAAATGACATTACTGAGTTTCTGGTTCCGATTCTAGACTTTGTTCCCGAGAAACGGCCAACTGCTGGGCAGTGCCTTCAACATCCGTGGATCAATGCCGGTCCACGGCTCTTGGAGCCATCCGTCGCCTCTTCTGATCACAGCCTGCCTGGAGCCAACGCTGGCATTTCTGACCAAAAGAAAAAGGACAAAGATGATAGGGAGGCCATGGAAGCAGGAATGGGAAACATAGCAATCAACACAGATACCAAATCAGTCATGGCTTCCCCATCTAAGAAACTCTTCCaaggaagccatagccacaagtAG
- the LOC112728889 gene encoding uncharacterized protein isoform X2 — translation MQNYVALKVQKSAQHYTEAAMDEITILQQIAEGDPEDKKCVVKLLDHFKHSGPNGQHVCMVFEYLGDNLLTLIKYSDYRGMPISRVKEICFHILVGLDYLHKQLSIIHTDLKPENILLLSMIDPSKDPRKSGTPLILPNSKDKTVLESGGAKDLKTSNGDLLKNHKKKIKRKAKQAAHGCVEKEASEGVDGNPETSGAIESSPNASSAKEQASSSTGTHRLSDADGTKSKEQSGKRGSRSMRQKLLASADLKCKLVDFGNACWTYKQFTNDIQTRQYRCPEVILGSKYSTSADLWSFACICFELATGDVLFDPHSGDNFDRDEDHLALMMELLGMMPRKIALGGRYSRDFFNRYGDLRHIRRLRFWPLNKVLMEKYDFSERDANDITEFLVPILDFVPEKRPTAGQCLQHPWINAGPRLLEPSVASSDHSLPGANAGISDQKKKDKDDREAMEAGMGNIAINTDTKSVMASPSKKLFQGSHSHK, via the exons ATGCAGAACTATGTAGCTCTGAAGGTTCAAAAGAGTGCTCAGCATTACACTGAGGCGGCAATGGATGAGATAACAATTTTGCAACAGATTGCGGAGGGTGACCCAGAGGATAAGAAATGTGTGGTGAAGCTTTTGGACCATTTCAAGCATTCTGGTCCGAATGGACAGCATGTCTGCATGGTCTTTGAATACCTTGGCGATAATCTATTAACTCTTATAAAGTATTCTGATTACCGCGGGATGCCTATTAGTAGGGTTAAAGAGATATGCTTTCATATTTTGGTTGGATTGGATTACTTACATAAGCAGCTTTCTATTATACATACTGACTTGAAACCCgaaaacatccttctcttatcaATGATAGATCCGTCCAAAGATCCTAGAAAGTCGGGCACTCCTCTCATTCTTCCAAATAGTAAAGATAAGACAGTGCTAGAGTCTGGAGGTGCAAAAGACCTGAAAACATCAAATGGGGATTTGCTCAAGAatcataagaaaaaaattaaaagaaaagctaAGCAGGCAGCACACGGATGTGTGGAGAAGGAAGCTTCAGAAGGAGTTGATGGTAATCCTGAAACCTCTGGTGCCATAGAATCGTCTCCAAATGCAAGTTCTGCAAAAGAACAAGCTTCCAGTTCTACAGGGACCCATCGGTTATCAGATGCTGATGGAACAAAGTCAAAAGAACAGAGTGGTAAAAGGGGAAGCCGTTCAATGAGACAAAAGCTGCTGGCATCAGCTGATCTGAAGTGCAAGTTAGTTGACTTTGGTAATGCTTGCTGGACATATAAACAGTTTACAAATGATATCCAGACAAGACAATATCGGTGCCCAGAGGTGATCCTTGGGTCGAAGTATTCTACTTCTGCAGATCTTTGGTCCTTTGCTTGCATTTGTTTCGAGCTTGCCACGGGAGATGTTCTATTTGATCCTCACAGTGGTGACAACTTCGATCGGGATGAG GACCACTTGGCATTAATGATGGAACTTCTTGGAATGATGCCGCGGAAG ATTGCATTAGGAGGCCGTTACTCTCGCGATTTCTTTAATAGATATGGGGATCTAAGGCATATCAGGCGATTACGGTTCTGGCCCTTGAACAAGGTTCTCATGGAGAAGTATGATTTTAGCGAGCGAGATGCAAATGACATTACTGAGTTTCTGGTTCCGATTCTAGACTTTGTTCCCGAGAAACGGCCAACTGCTGGGCAGTGCCTTCAACATCCGTGGATCAATGCCGGTCCACGGCTCTTGGAGCCATCCGTCGCCTCTTCTGATCACAGCCTGCCTGGAGCCAACGCTGGCATTTCTGACCAAAAGAAAAAGGACAAAGATGATAGGGAGGCCATGGAAGCAGGAATGGGAAACATAGCAATCAACACAGATACCAAATCAGTCATGGCTTCCCCATCTAAGAAACTCTTCCaaggaagccatagccacaagtAG
- the LOC112728890 gene encoding sulfite exporter TauE/SafE family protein 4-like — MSNTGGFIAYLVSASSVAVLSAVLLINHAHHHNHESKPYLATNTLYESGVQKVWPELELNWRVVLATVIGFLGSAFGTVGGVGGGGIFVPMLTLLVGFDTKSAAALSKCMIMGASASSVWYNLRVPHPTKEVPILDYDLALLFQPMLLLGITIGVSLSVVFPYWLITVLIIILFIGTSSRSFFKGIEMWKEETLLKEKAKQEATIVNSRGELLIDTKYEPLIPREEKSALEIMCLNLRWKRMLVLMVVWLGFLLIQIIKNNTKACSVLYWVLFGLQFPIAFVVFGYETVKLYKDHKKRITTGCLDYICEASIAWTPMNLAFCALCGIIGGTVGGLLGSGGGFVLGPLLLEIGVIPQVASATATFVMMFSSSLSVVEFYLLKRFPIPFALYLTTVSVLAGFWGQFFVRRLVKCLGRASLIVFILSGVIFASAVTMGVVGTEQSIKMINNHEFMGFLGFCTSQ, encoded by the exons ATGTCAAACACTGGAGGTTTCATTGCATATCTTGTCTCTGCTTCCTCTGTTGCTGTTTTATCTGCTGTGTTGCTCATAAACCATGCTCATCATCATAATCATGAAAGCAAACCATACCTTGCTACCAATACCCTTTATGAATCTGGAGTTCAGAAAGTTTGGCCT GAATTGGAGCTGAATTGGAGGGTTGTGTTGGCCACAGTGATTGGTTTTCTTGGGTCTGCTTTTGGAACTGTTGGTGGGGTTGGTGGTGGTGGCATTTTTGTTCCCATGCTTACTCTCCTTGTTGGCTTTGATACAAAATCTGCTGCTGCTCTATCTAAAT GTATGATAATGGGGGCATCAGCATCATCTGTATGGTACAATCTGAGAGTGCCACATCCAACAAAGGAGGTTCCAATATTAGACTATGATCTTGCACTTCTGTTCCAACCTATGCTCTTGCTTGGAATCACTATTGGTGTTTCTCTCAGTGTTGTCTTCCCCTATTGGCTCATCACTgtcctcatcatcattctcttcATTGGCACATCTTCAAGGTCCTTCTTCAAAGGAATTGAGATGTGGAAGGAAGAGACTCTTCTCaag GAAAAGGCCAAGCAAGAAGCAACTATAGTTAATTCACGTGGAGAAC ttttaattgatacaaaatatgAACCATTGATCCCCAGAGAAGAGAAGTCAGCTCTA GAAATAATGTGTCTCAACCTTAGATGGAAAAGGATGCTGGTGTTGATGGTAGTGTGGCTTGGTTTCTTGCTGATTCAAATCATCAAA AATAATACAAAGGCTTGCAGTGTTTTGTACTGGGTCCTTTTTGGTTTACAG TTTCCAATTGCATTTGTGGTGTTTGGGTATGAAACAGTGAAGTTGTACAAGGATCACAAGAAAAGAATCACAACAGGGTGCTTAGATTACATATGTGAGGCCTCAATAGCATGGACACCTATGAACCTTGCATTTTGTGCATTGTGTGGAATCATTGGTGGAACTGTTGGAGGGTTACTTGGTTCAGGTGGTGGATTTGTTTTAGGCCCTCTTCTCTTGGAGATTGGTGTTATCCCTCAG GTTGCAAGTGCGACAGCAACATTTGTGATGATGTTTTCATCATCTTTGTCTGTTGTTGAATTCTACCTTCTCAAGAGATTCCCTATTCCTTTTG CCTTATACCTCACTACAGTGTCAGTTTTGGCTGGATTCTGGGGACAATTCTTTGTAAGAAGATTGGTTAAATGTCTTGGAAGGGCTTCACTCATTGTATTCATCCTCTCTGGTGTTATTTTTGCTAGTGCTGTCACCATGG gTGTTGTTGGCACTGAACAGAGCATTAAAATGATAAACAACCATGAGTTTATGGGATTCTTAGGATTTTGTACAAGTCAGTGA
- the LOC112728891 gene encoding uncharacterized protein isoform X1 has product MESREQLKEESAEQTAKDLEEVNKARNHDHDEQQKPGVIGSMLRAVHDTYESAKDAVVGKRDNTTTNAASSDITTTNKGEEFGGFGAGEVRDISIGKAKNAKDYTKEQADYAAEKVKESKDATVEKAGEYTDYASQKAKETKDAASQKAKETKDATMDKAKEAKDKTVEKGGEYRDYASEKAKEGKDTTVGKLGELKERAMGFLGGKKEETKQKSADTVEATKDKAYDMKEATENKASETAEAAKHKTTEAKDKTKENLSGAEEEARRKMEELKVEGGGGYDRDLETAAAGDKPSTVRLQKTRPVAVAEALKASDQMTGQAFNDVGRVDGDGDEEVSK; this is encoded by the exons ATGGAGTCAAGGGAACAATTGAAGGAAGAAAGCGCTGAACAAACTGCAAAAGATCTTGAAGAAGTTAACAAAGCTAGAAACCATGATCATGATGAACAACAAAAGCCAGGTGTAATTGGTTCAATGCTAAGAGCAGTTCATGACACATATGAAAGTGCTAAAGATGCTGTTGTTGGCAAAAGAGACAACACTACTACAAATGCAGCATCATCAGATATAACTACAACAAATAAAGGTGAAGAATTTGGAGGATTTGGTGCTGGTGAAGTGAGAGATATCTCTATTGGAAAAGCTAAGAATGCAAAAGATTATACAAAGGAACAAGCTG ATTATGCAGCTGAAAAGGTAAAAGAATCAAAAGATGCTACAGTGGAAAAGGCAGGTGAATACACAGATTATGCATCACAGAaagcaaaagaaacaaaagatgctGCATCTCAAAAAGCCAAGGAAACTAAAGATGCAACCATGGATAAGGCTAAGGAAGCCAAGGACAAGACAGTGGAAAAGGGTG GTGAGTACAGAGATTATGCTTCGGAGAAGGCGAAGGAAGGGAAGGACACCACGGTGGGGAAGCTTGGGGAGCTGAAGGAGAGGGCGATGGGTTTCTTGGGAggcaagaaagaagaaacaaagcaGAAGAGTGCAGACACAGTTGAAGCAACAAAGGACAAAGCTTATGATATGAAGGAAGCAACAGAGAACAAGGCTTCAGAAACTGCTGAGGCAGCAAAGCACAAAACCACTGAAGCTAAGGACAAGACCAAG GAAAACTTGAGCGGAGCAGAGGAAGAAGCAAGGAGGAAAATGGAAGAGCTTAAGGTGGAAGGTGGAGGAGGATACGACAGAGATCTGGAAACCGCCGCCGCCGGAGACAAGCCGTCAACGGTGAGATTGCAAAAGACGCGACCGGTTGCGGTGGCCGAAGCCTTGAAAGCATCTGACCAGATGACAGGACAGGCCTTCAACGACGTCGGACGGGTCGACGGCGACGGCGACGAAGAAGTTTCCAagtaa
- the LOC112728891 gene encoding uncharacterized protein isoform X2, which produces MESREQLKEESAEQTAKDLEEVNKARNHDHDEQQKPGVIGSMLRAVHDTYESAKDAVVGKRDNTTTNAASSDITTTNKGEEFGGFGAGEVRDISIGKAKNAKDYTKEQAAEKVKESKDATVEKAGEYTDYASQKAKETKDAASQKAKETKDATMDKAKEAKDKTVEKGGEYRDYASEKAKEGKDTTVGKLGELKERAMGFLGGKKEETKQKSADTVEATKDKAYDMKEATENKASETAEAAKHKTTEAKDKTKENLSGAEEEARRKMEELKVEGGGGYDRDLETAAAGDKPSTVRLQKTRPVAVAEALKASDQMTGQAFNDVGRVDGDGDEEVSK; this is translated from the exons ATGGAGTCAAGGGAACAATTGAAGGAAGAAAGCGCTGAACAAACTGCAAAAGATCTTGAAGAAGTTAACAAAGCTAGAAACCATGATCATGATGAACAACAAAAGCCAGGTGTAATTGGTTCAATGCTAAGAGCAGTTCATGACACATATGAAAGTGCTAAAGATGCTGTTGTTGGCAAAAGAGACAACACTACTACAAATGCAGCATCATCAGATATAACTACAACAAATAAAGGTGAAGAATTTGGAGGATTTGGTGCTGGTGAAGTGAGAGATATCTCTATTGGAAAAGCTAAGAATGCAAAAGATTATACAAAGGAACAAGCTG CTGAAAAGGTAAAAGAATCAAAAGATGCTACAGTGGAAAAGGCAGGTGAATACACAGATTATGCATCACAGAaagcaaaagaaacaaaagatgctGCATCTCAAAAAGCCAAGGAAACTAAAGATGCAACCATGGATAAGGCTAAGGAAGCCAAGGACAAGACAGTGGAAAAGGGTG GTGAGTACAGAGATTATGCTTCGGAGAAGGCGAAGGAAGGGAAGGACACCACGGTGGGGAAGCTTGGGGAGCTGAAGGAGAGGGCGATGGGTTTCTTGGGAggcaagaaagaagaaacaaagcaGAAGAGTGCAGACACAGTTGAAGCAACAAAGGACAAAGCTTATGATATGAAGGAAGCAACAGAGAACAAGGCTTCAGAAACTGCTGAGGCAGCAAAGCACAAAACCACTGAAGCTAAGGACAAGACCAAG GAAAACTTGAGCGGAGCAGAGGAAGAAGCAAGGAGGAAAATGGAAGAGCTTAAGGTGGAAGGTGGAGGAGGATACGACAGAGATCTGGAAACCGCCGCCGCCGGAGACAAGCCGTCAACGGTGAGATTGCAAAAGACGCGACCGGTTGCGGTGGCCGAAGCCTTGAAAGCATCTGACCAGATGACAGGACAGGCCTTCAACGACGTCGGACGGGTCGACGGCGACGGCGACGAAGAAGTTTCCAagtaa
- the LOC112728892 gene encoding probable glycosyltransferase At5g03795, whose amino-acid sequence MGFCYWCGSSSLKPLLLMVVPLVMVMALTFAFLNGPSSNNNNTLVPLLWSSITPSSSPSSSSLFINNGDDNKTMHAFDDHHMSFFNNLSYFSPPALSLPEQYNQTEVVDHDISKTWASSAPLNESYVVPQRKFSILDRTEAGLLQARAAIRDARNWNQTLDQDYVPIGPVYRNAKAFHRSYLEMEKQFKVFVYKEGEPPIFHNGPCKSIYSMEGNFIHAIEMNEQFRTRDPKKAHVFFLPFSVVMMVRFVYERNSRDFGPIRTTVKDYINLIAGRYPYWNRSLGADHFMLSCHDWGPETSFSIPYLYKNSIRVLCNANTSEGFNPTKDVSLPEINLQTGTIDGFLGGPSASKRSILAFFAGGVHGPIRPILLEQWENKDEDIKVHKYLPKGVSYYGMLRKSKFCLCPSGYEVASPRVVEAIYTGCVPVLISDHYVPPFSDVLNWKSFSVEVSSRDIPKLKEILTNISSRQYIRMQRRVDNIRRHFEVHYPPKRFDVFHMILHSVWLRRLNIRIYDD is encoded by the exons ATGGGTTTTTGTTATTGGTGTGGTTCTTCATCATTGAAGCCATTGTTGTTGATGGTTGTTCCTCTTGTAATGGTTATGGCACTTACTTTTGCTTTTCTGAATGGTCCAAGTAGTAACAATAATAATACCTTGGTGCCACTACTTTGGAGCTCTAtaactccttcttcttctccttcttcttcttctttattcatCAACAATGGTGATGATAACAAAACTATGCATGCCTTTGATGATCATCACATGTCTTTCTTCAATAACCTCTCTTACTTCTCTCCTCCAGCACTTTCTCTTCCGGAACAATAT AACCAAACTGAGGTAGTTGATCATGACATCTCAAAAACTTGGGCAAGTTCAGCTCCTTTGAATGAATCTTATGTTGTTCCCCAAAGAAAATTCAGCATCTTAGATAGAACTGAAGCAGGTTTGCTACAAGCTAGAGCTGCTATTAGAGATGCAAGAAATTGGAATCAAACACTTGATCAAGACTATGTTCCAATAGGTCCAGTCTATAGGAATGCCAAAGCATTTCACAG GAGCTATTTAGAAATGGAGAAACAATTCAAAGTATTTGTCTATAAAGAAGGGGAGCCTCCAATTTTTCATAATGGACCATGCAAAAGCATATACTCAATGGAGGGTAATTTCATCCATGCTATTGAGATGAATGAGCAATTTCGAACAAGGGATCCTAAGAAAGCTCATGTGTTCTTCCTTCCCTTCAGTGTAGTAAtgatggtccgatttgtgtacgaGAGGAACTCGCGCGATTTCGGCCCCATAAGAACAACCGTCAAGGATTATATCAATCTCATTGCTGGAAGATATCCTTATTGGAATCGAAGCCTTGGTGCTGATCATTTCATGCTTTCTTGCCATGATTGG gGGCCAGAGACTTCATTCTCTATTCCTTACTTATACAAGAACTCTATACGTGTATTGTGCAATGCCAACACCTCTGAAGGATTCAACCCTACAAAAGATGTTTCTCTTCCTGAAATCAATCTCCAAACAG GTACAATAGATGGTTTTCTTGGTGGGCCTTCCGCATCTAAACGCTCAATTTTGGCCTTCTTCGCCGGTGGGGTTCATGGGCCCATTAGGCCCATTTTACTTGAGCAATGGGAGAACAAGGATGAAGATATCAAAGTCCACAAGTACCTTCCAAAGGGGGTTTCCTACTATGGTATGCTTAGAAAGAGCAAGTTTTGTCTTTGCCCTAGTGGGTATGAGGTGGCAAGCCCAAGGGTAGTTGAGGCAATTTACACAGGTTGTGTTCCTGTGCTTATTTCTGACCACTATGTCCCTCCATTTAGTGATGTCTTGAATTGGAAGTCTTTTTCAGTTGAAGTTTCTTCAAGAGACATTCCAAAATTGAAGGAGATTCTAACAAACATCTCATCAAGACAATATATAAGGATGCAACGGAGAGTGGACAACATTAGGAGACACTTTGAAGTGCATTATCCTCCTAAAAGATTTGATGTCTTCCATATGATACTTCATTCAGTTTGGCTTAGGAGATTAAACATTAGAATTTATGATGATTAA